A region of the Larus michahellis chromosome 4, bLarMic1.1, whole genome shotgun sequence genome:
ATTGCCTGTCTGAACAGGCTCGTGATTTAAAAAGGATGCAACTCTTTCCCAAAAAGCCAATCATTGGTCCTTCACGGTACTGGTGCACAGATTTATGCCCAGCAAATGATGCTGAGCTCACTGCCTGATGTACATAAGCAGTGGAATTCCTGACATTAGGATATGGTCGTTGGACCTCCCTTACAAAAATCCATGTTTTGTGTTCTTAATGTAAAAATCAATGTTCCCGTGAGACGAATAGGGACTATTTAGCTCTTAGCTATTTTGAGGTATGAGATACCAAGCTGGGTCCAATTTCTTCTCTTcaaattcataattttaaaagggttgggtttggggtttttttttttggctgcttgGAGTCTGTACGAGCTGTAAATCTTTAAAAGGCCTGGGAGTAATGTGTGCTTCAGGATCAGTTTTGCACCAAGTCGCACCACTTGCTCGGCATATTAATACCAAATTTGTTTGGCCGTCTCAGCAAGCTTTTCCGTCCGTGAAATGTCGTGTTTCCGTGCCCggctgtttttttttgtaaagtgaaTAAAATAACCATGGAGTCACTTTGGTTGCTTTGCCTGCCCGAATCCACCGGCGCTGCTGCAAACGCTCCATTTGGGTGGTGAAACCTCACCTGCGCTATTCTGCCCTCTTCCGAAAACGCCCATTTTCGGCTTCTGTCCTTTCCTACTCTCCCGGTGACTTTCTCTCGCCTTCTcacttccctcctttctttccctctctatAGGCACCGATATTCTTTACATCGGCCCCGTCAAAGGTGAGCTCCACCTCAGTAGGACTTTTGCCCTCTGCCTCTGGTCTCTTTGGCTGCGCCCTTAGTTTATTTTCCTGCTCCTCTAAAACTTTTGACTTCCAAAATCTTTAAGCGACAGGTAATACCGGTAAGTCGGGGGCCCTTCGTGTCCCAggtgctgcagaaacacagggGGCAGGAGTTTCCCAGCGTGGGAGACCTACACCTTTTCCCATGGATTTGGGCTGGAATGAGTTTTCCATCGGTTTTGCTctcagagaagagcagagagagagagagggacagcTTTTCATGGGAAAACAAGCAGCACAGTGTTTTCccattgcagaaaaaaaggttaaaaaaaaaaagggggaaggttTTTCATCCGCTGGCTTCGGGTTCGTGTCTGAGTTGGCTTCgttgggagcaggcagggcttggCCGTGAGCTAACTCCCAGCTTTTATTCCTCTTACCGGTAGGAAACATATATTCGAGCCCAGGACTTTATAGCAAAACGATGACACCAACTTACGACGCTCACGACGGCAGTCCCCTGTCCCCCACTTCAGCCTGGTTCGGTGACAGCGCCTTGTCGGAGGGGAACCCGGGCATCCTGGCCGTGAGCCAGCCCGTCACCTCCCCGGAGTCCTTAGCAAAAATGTACAAGCCACAGGCGCTGCTCGATAAAGCCAAAATCAACCAAGGGTGAGTTaaggatttgtttttctgcttttttctttgttttgtttgtttggttttttttttcaaatacgtGGTTTTAAGTTGCATTCTTGAAAGTATCATCACGACTGCGTTggagctttttgtgtgtgttatccCGTGTTGACAATTTACAGATGGCTGGATTCGTCCCGATCTCTTATGGAGCAGGAGGTGAAAGAAAATGAGGCTTTGCTGCTCCGGTTCAAGTACTACAGCTTTTTTGACCTGAATCCAAAGGTACAGAGCTATTAATTTTACTTGCATCTTGCAGGCAAAGGCCTTGAGAAAAGGATGCCTCTATCTCTAATGTGCTTTTGTGTTGATAAATCCTTCAGCTCTTTGAAAATTGGTCTCGCAGGCATCAAACCTGGCTTTGTGTGCTCCCACGTACCGGTTTGCCAATGCTTAGGCATTGCTAGAGATGCTCTAAGGGTTGCCTAGAGCCACTCTGCTTCGGTGGCAGAGGCTTTTCAGTCTGGGATTGAAGCATTGcgttgaaataaaaaataaaagtgctttgtCTTGAACTGGGCACGTACGTTTTACAACCTTGGCATGTTTTTGCGCTGTGCTGTAGTACGACGCGATCAGGATCAACCAGCTGTACGAGCAGTCCAAGTGGGCTATTCTGCTGGAGGAGATCGAGTGCACGGAGGAAGAAATGATGATGTTTGCGGCACTGCAGGTAGGAGACAGCCCGAGATGCTTACTGTTTTGGTTAAACTTGTTTTTGTAGCTTTGCAGATTTCTCTATTGATGAATATTGATTAACACGATAAGGGAAGCCTGCTGTAACTGTTGTTTTAAGCCTCACCTTGCCTTCAGTGAGAGCTTGGACTTCTTGTGCTGGTAGAAGTCAGATCATTTCCCGTCTTCTAATCCTCACTTGAGTTTATTAGGTAATTTAAATACTTGCTGCTGATTACTGCTCGTGAAAAGGAACTCGGCCTTCTTTTACCAAACATGTTTATGTCTAGCTTAACTTTCAGTTTTGCCCttcttaaaaaaccccagaaagtACACTAGGTTACTGAACTGTGCCTTTCTGGCACGCTGCCCCCCAAACAGCTGGTGATAATCTGTGGGTTTCCCAGAactatttatttatctgttttatgAAATACTCGGTGTGATTTGGCATAAATACTACACCTGCTATTGACTTCCGTAAGATGGATGGCAGGCCATTTACTACGTGTGGTCTGGCGCGCCTCGTCGCTGTAGGATGCAGAAGCATGCCCATCAAGAGCAGGGCTGTCTACTCCTAGGGTCCCTCCTAGGaagaaaagagtgaaaacagaaatttaaagaCTAAGTTTACCTCTCCAAGAAGTCCAGAGTGGGTTGGGCATGGTCCTTCATGTGAGATTTTATGGACGTCTCTGTTTTCTGGGATAAAAACAGATGTGTGGCTGATacgccagagggtcatgctgccatccaacgggaccttggcaggctggagaaacaggccaacataaacctcatgaagttcaacaaggagaagtgcaaagtcctgcccctggggaggaacagtcCCATGCACCGCTATATTCCGGGGGCCACCCCGCTgggaagcagcttggcagaaaaggacctgggggtgttggtggacaccaggttgaccatgagccggcaatgtgcccttgggACAAAGAAGGTGAATGGTGTCTTGGGCTGCATTgggcaaagcattgccagcaggtcgagagaggtgatccttcccctctactcagcactggtgaggccacacctggacaACTgagtccaattctgggctcctcGGTGCGAGAGGGATATGGACATACTGGacagagtccagcgaagggccacgaagatgatgaaggCCCTGGAGCATGTCTcctttgaggaaaggctgagggagctaggactgttcagcctggagaagaggagcctcAGGGGGATGCactaatatatataaataacCTGATGGGCGGCTGTAAAGGatccaggctcttctcagtggtgcccagtgacaggaccagaggcacagactgaaacacaggaggttcctccgaacatcaggaaacacttttttactgtgagggtgacggagcactggcagaggttgcccagagaggttgtggagtctccatccttggagataactcaaaagccacctggacatggtcctgggcaacggCTGTAGGTGGCCCTTCTTGAGCTGGGGGTAGGGccagatgatcttcagaggtcccttccaacctcaactagtCTGTGATGCCATGAAATGCCCTGTGGGGTCCAGAGCCGTCCTTCAGGGTTTGTACCACTGACTCTTTGGACTGAAAACAGCCTAGATGGTCATTCCTGACTCGACTGCGCTCAGGGCATTTGCCAGGCTCTGCTCCCGCAGGGAGCATGGCTCTGGTTTTCCACTTTGTTTCCCGACCGTGGTGGCTGTGTCGTGATGAGCCCGCGGCATCCGGCAGGTCGCAGGAGCATCCCAGTTGAAATGCTGTGCCTTGCCTTTCAGTACCACATCAATAAGCTGTCCATCATGTCCTCGGAAAACCACCTAAACAACAGCGACAAGGAGGTGGATGAGGTGGACGCCGCGCTCTCGGATCTGGAAATTACTTTGGAGGGTGGCAAAACGTCGACGATCCTGGTAAGGAGTGCAGGCACACGGTGGCAGGGTGGCTTGCGCGTCCCCTCCTCGCCTCACACGAGGCAGGAATAATCATCCCGAGCTGGGAATTTTTCCAGGCATCCAAccgtttttctttccttcctctccctctttttctaTTGCTGCTCTTATGGCATGAGAAAGTTGCCCATGGCCCAGTGGAGCAATGCAGAACACAaacccccatcttttttttttttaaataatattttttgaaataccGAGGGGTAATTCTGGTGGGAGGGGACCCCGGGCAGTGCCCAGCACAGGACCAGCGCCAAACTCTGCTCTGAGCCCAAAGTGGCATAAAAACCTCTTTAAACACATGGAGGATTTGAACCAAAGGCTATGTTTAAGCTGTCAGACTGCCTTCTGTTTTTTGGGTGTTTGCAGTTAATTTAGCAGGGAGAGCTCAGCCCATCCCACCTGCCCGTCTCTGCAGAAGTCAAGTGCAatgttgcttttttcctgctggcacCATAAGACCAAATGGCTTTGGAGAAGTCCTGGAGGAGCCGGCATCTTACTGAAACTCCCTCCGGCACCAAGCCACCTTCCCagtgaaataatggaaaaataaatttaaattcttttggtTTCTGTTCTCGCTACCGACTTTCCAAAATACTGAATTCTTCACGCTGAGGTTTCTCTTCCGCTATTGCTAATTCATGGCAAAGTTTGACAGTACTTAAAACAGCTGGTGggattttcagaaataacttaCACTTATGAAACCCTATTTTTAAGACTGGATTTCAGCCTGGAGTGGGCTATGACTGTATTtcagagggtttgggttttttttttttctgatatgctgTTTTAACACTGGTTTTCcacctttaaaaacataaagCCCAAAAACTAAACTGCAGAACAAGGAGTAGGCTTGGTCAGACTTGGCACAGCACAGCTTTTCCAGGCGCTTTGCACATTTATACCATCTCTGAGTTTCATTTTAAGTTCTTTCAAACCCTAAAACCCCTGAAATTTTCCAGTCTTAACacttcatataatttttttaagtgtttacgAAGGGTCTCTTTGAAGTTGACGTCCCTACTTAGCCTGCTTTACTGGCATTAATAACGGCAGAGATTTATAATATTGACCAGTCGCCGCAGGGAGAGCAGCGCTGCTTCAGTGCGACAGAAATCATGACAAATTTTAATCGCCGGGAGATCTTTTATAATTTCTTTGCAAAACCAGATTTGAAGCCCGGTACTGAGGAACAGTCCCTGCCAGATAGGAGTGAAGACGACAATGATTCATCAAAAAAACTCCATCCCTTTCCGGAGGGGCTGCTTGCAGTAGCCATTTCCAGATGCATTCGAGTAATTGAATACGGATAATGGGCAATTACTGGATTGTTTGTTTagattctgcatttttttcccccatggtaTCTATAAACAGCCTTGCTCATTGCAGATGGAAAGTAAACCATCTTGCTACTGGAAGCTGTTGGAGCAGCCTTTGccttttctgtctctcaaaaaaacccttcagtTTGAGCTCGTGGGAATTGGAAGTGCCACCCGGTATATTTTGCTCATCCAAAATGTGAAGATAaactcaatattaaaaaaaaactggggggaaaagCCTTTCTAGAGTGTTGGAAAGCCCTTCCCCagtcctccctgcagctgcaaaGCAGcgtcttttccttttgtttggagCATAAGGAAAAATGAAGGGAGGAGAACAATCCCTGTGTGAACAGGAGCTGGTGTGACCGCCAGTGACCTCGCGGGTGGGAATTGGCTCCGGCGGCAGCAggaattccttaaaaaaaaataaaaccttgtcCTCGGGTTTCCAGACGGCACTTCTGTGCAATAGATTTTTCTCCGTTTGCCTCTCCCGTGAAGCGGATGGGGCTTTCTCAGGAGCGTTTTCATGACCCCTGAGCCCCCGATGTTGGCCGGTGAAGCTGCCACCAGCTTCCTGCCCTGCGCAGCGTCCCTTCCCTCCCGGTCTCACCATCCCAGCTccgctggggcaggggggtgaatGGGATCGTCTTGTCTTTTCAGGGTGACATCACTTCCATCCCGGAGCTCGCCGACTACATTAAAGTCTTCAAGTAAGTGCTGATGGGAGGAGGTGCTTGGGAGACTGGTAATGTCTGTGAATAATTAACGGTCCTACCACCTAAtaccctttccttttttttttttttttaatctcctggcTTAAGATTGCACCGCTACATTATCTCACGTGAAAAGCCGGCGAGCAATGGCTGTGTAATACCGCAGCTCAGAGCATCTGCGCTCTCGTGCTACTAAAACATTTCACGTCTTTATCCCGCACGTGGCGTGGTTGCTAAGTATTTCACGCTATTCCAAAATAGCCGATTCGATGCTGAAGTTGATCTTAAATATAAAATCCAGGGTATTTTCCCACTATCACTGCCCCAGCAGGTACGCATCCCTTCAGGAGAACTTGCTGCATCCCGTAGCCAGCAGCACGTGCTGGGATATTTCTTTTAACAATTAATGCCTGGGAGATAATCAAGCCGTCCTAAAATTAGGAGTGAAACGTAGAAACCTTGCTTAAATACTTCTCCTGGTTCGCAAGAGGCTGGATGAATTATAAAACAGCCAGGATCCTGGTCTGTCTGCCCTCTCCTTGCCAAAAGGAGCAGGTTAAGCTGACTCTGCTCCTCTTCCAGCTCACTCAggatttaggggtttttttctattttattttgctttgacttGGACAGTGGTATGTGGAAACCGGGAACGGCAACGTCTGGACTTTTAAGTAACATTTTGGCAGCCGCAACCGTCTTTTGCAATTTATTGCCTGCTGCGGCGGGGGTTACGGTGAAAGTTCTGGAAGCTGGAAACGATGATGAGATTTCACAGCGTAGCTATaggatggggaagaaaagctGTAGGCAGCGAAATAGCTCTGGaacaagcttttattttattaattgtttgGTTCTGGAGTCAGAACCTGCCACTTCGGTTCTGAAAagctctttctccctctctgaagGCAAATGATTAAGGTCTTGGTGTTCATCCGGGCTTGCGGTCTGTCTTAATTAGGGCAGTTTTcagggctgcagcctgtgccCTGCATCTgagtgggtggtttttttgccccttgaacaaacaaacaaacaaacaaacaaacttgctCTTTCCTTTGATGTCCTTATTTGCCAATAAAATTAGGCACGACTCAGGGAGCTAATTGCTTGCAAATTGGATGCTCCAGTTGGTGGGGCAGGAGATGGAGCAGCGAGAAGCTCTGCTCAAGGCTGAGCTCCCAGGCAGGGACTATCCCGGGGCTGGACATACCCCAGGCTGCTGACACCAGGTTTTCAAGGGTGAAATGAGTTTCCCGGTGCAGCAGCTTGGTTTAGGAGCTTAAACCAAATGTAACATCCCTCAACCTGTCTGGCAGGCCCAAGAAGCTGACGTTGAAAGGCTACAAGCCGTATTGGTGCACCTTCAAAGATACCTCTATCTCCTGCTATAAAAGCAAAGAGGAATCCAACGGGACTCCTGCACACCAGATGAACCTGAGAGGTAAGAGAAGCCTCGGCGCCGTTGCGTTTTATTCCAGTAATgggctgctcctcctgcaccTTGATTTCCCACTGATTTATCTTCTTGGCATGCTGTCCTAGCGCTGGGTAAATGCGTTCGAAGGTCTGAGGGTGCCAGGGTTTGATAGCATGGCGTGTACTTAGGCTTTTAGAAAGTGAGTACGGTGTACATGTGACCCCCAGGGGaagctccaccacctccccaaTACCACGGGGAGACAACTTGCCCTTCTCCTTTTCGTCGTGGCTATCCAAAAGTATTGAACTAACTCCCTCATCAGAGAATACGTTTGAGCACACGCTGCCCCAGAGAGAACAGACCattctcttcctctgctgcctttaatttttttttccctcctctccctggtgcTGGTTGTGAGCAGCCGCGCTCAAGCACTCCCTGCGAGCCTCGCACATGAGTTTTTAAATTCCTACGGTTGCTGGCTTTTCTTCTGTCAAGTTAAACATTCCTGCTCCGGCAGCCACCAGACTGcagagagctctttttttttcccccgtggaGGCAGGAGCAGATGGGATGCCAAGCGACCTCAGGCTGGAGTCAGAGCGAAGCCCGGCCCGCCGGACCTTTTTGGGGAGCTTTTGACATATCTGCTGTGACggcacttttaaaaaatctcGGAGGCGGCGTTGAAGCGGCGCCCGGGCTAAGCAGGCTGGTTCAGTTCATCACCCCCTGGTGTTTATACAGCCGCTTGTCGTTCTCTCCAGACACCGAAAGCGAGGTGCTCACACCTCGCCACAGGCTATAGCAGTGACGCACCCAACCTAAATAATCTAGAGAGGTTTCAGGGTGAGAGTCAGCACCCATCCAGCTGCCTTTTCCTACCCTTTCATGAAAATTTTGGAGATGTGGGGCGTTTGTCAGCCGTCAGGTCCATTCATGAAGCCAGGCAGGATCTGCGAGATGAATCCTGCGGGCACATGTTAGCTTTGGCTTTGTTGCTTTCAGCTCAggtcttgcttttttccccccttttttcctgtcaCTTGGAAAAGGAGACATCTGCCACAATTTTTGTCCCGGCTATGTAAAGCATTCATCCCATCAGAGATGTGGTGTAGGTCCTTTGCAGCACTGAGATGCTGTTGGACACCCTTTAGTTGGAggggctttgcttttttcttttcctttttttgtgttttttccccccggCTTTTTAAAGCGTGGCTCTTCACACCCCTGTTAACCACCGGCTCCCTCATTGCAGGATGTGAAGTTACACCCGACGTGAACATCTCTGGTCAGAAGTTTAACATCAAACTTCTGATTCCGGTGGCGGAGGGAATGAATGAAATCTGGCTTCGCTGCGATAATGTAAGTTTATCACTTGGACCGTCCCTCTCCGTCCTTTGCCCACCACCAGCTCACGCTTGGATGTGCTGTGTAGCtggtgttaattaaaaaaaaagaatacgaAATGCACTCACGTGTGTCTGACCTTGATGTTCAGAGAACATGTGTGAATATGGAGTAGAAAAATCAGCCCTTGCTCTTCCTTGGCTTTGTCCCATGGTCGTAGCCCGCACATTGGCTGGGTTTCTGCCCGTCTCTGCGTGTGCTTGAgtctcctggggctgggaggaaaataaaggctccctgcagttttatttttggtggggggaaggtggtaTCCGCGCCGTTCTGACCCTCCGTTTTGGGGGCAGGAGACGCAGTATGCCAGCTGGATGGCCGCCTGCCGCCTGGCCTCCAAGGGCAAGACGATGGCCGACAGCTCCTACGGCATGGAAGTGCAGAACATCCTCTCCTTCCTGAAAATGCAGCATTTGAACCCAGACCCGCAGCTGATCCCGGAACAAATCAATACCGACATTAATCCCGAGTGTCTGGTTTCTCCTCGCTACCTGAAAAAGTACAAGAACAAGCAGGTACGTGCTCGCCCGCTCTGCCGGCGCGGTGTTGTGCTGGTGTTCATGTGGACCGGGCTGACCCTGCACCCGTTTCGGTGGTAGCCAGTGTTTAACACTGTGTGTTTCGGATGTTGTCACTTAATCGGATGCACGCGGTTACTAAAACAAAACGCCAACTGAAATGTGTGGTTTCGATCCAGCACCTGGTGATGGCACCCACGACCTTAATTATGCCATATATTACGCAGCGGTGCATGCACACAGCCTTGGCAGCGGGGAACCACTTATTTTcgttacattttaaattttcttacatttattttaaaaacaagggaaTGGTTTAAAACAGGGGAATGGTTTTTTGCCCCTGCTGGTACCGAGCGACGGTGCAGCAAAGCACGGGCCAGCTGCCCCTGTCTCTCCCCGTGCAGACGTAGCAGCGATGAGACGAAATCAGTCCCCGGTGCTGGGATTAAAACCCCTTCCCTTGCCCAGAATCCGTGCAGAAATCCTCAGGATCAGTGGAGTTGCAGTTGCTTGCAGCGCTTTATCCAGACTTGGCTGTAATGCGGTTTGCAtatttctctctttgcttttccaCTACTTCCAAATGCCAGTCCTTGAAACGTTGCTTCATTTCGAGTTGCCGTGACTTGCGCTTGAACTCCGCGCCGCACTCGGTCCGTGCATGACAGGGCCGAACTGTTCCACGCTGGAATTAAATGCTTGACTTTCTGAAAGACGTTATATGTCaggacagcagcaaaaataaGTCAGGCCTTGCTCCTCCGTGGCCTTTCGGTGACTTAATCCTTCGGCTGTAGCTTCGCAGCCCCTGTGCCTCGGGCTGGCTGCGGCTAGATAGGATTTCTCACAACCCAGAAGAAGGCTGCAAgtcagagaagcaggaaaaatataactttttattGGCACAGCACGATGATTTCCTGGCAGTGGAGTTATATTTTCTATAGCCCTTATTATTCTTCTGAATAAGCCTTTATATCCACTTGGATGGAGGAGAGGCTGCATAAATATACCATTTTAACATATATAATACCTTCTAGGCTTGAACTCAGTAAAATGGAGGCACCTGGAAAAATATTAGCTCTCAGAACTTGCTTACTGTGCAGGTATCCTCGTTAGAAAAACAACCTCCGTGGAACCACGGGGACGGGCACCAGCCTTCGTCCTGCTCCAAGCCGGGCCAGTGGCCACGATGCAAACGCCGGGTCCCCTATAGACATCAGCTAAAGAGCAGatttcagcttttcctttatgGCCAGAGGCAGAGCTCGCAGCAGCGGAGGATGTTTTTGAGGGATGGAGGCTGTGGGAATGCAAGGAATTCGGCCGCGAGGGTCCCTCCGCGccctggcactggggaggaggaggaggaggaggaggaggttgtgcAGCCCACCAACAGCACTGAAACGGGAATTGGCAGTGGGCGTTGCTGGAGGATTTATAGATATGTTtggtcccacagcagccccagacCCGCTCGGGTGGTGTTTGTCTCCACGTGCCCTTGCACCAGCCGGAGGTTGGGTTTGGGGAGCGCCAAATCCTaaacgccaaaaaaaaaaaaaccaaacaaaaaaaaaacccaacccgaaATAAGTGTATTCGCAGCTCCCAGGTGCCTGGCTGGGGTTCGGTGTCGGAAGCGGCGTCCAGCCAGCTTTGCAAGGGCAGAGGCGTCCCCGGGGAGCCCGGCTGATGTTGTCCTCCAGCCCCTTCTTacccccagcagcctccccagcatTTCTCTGCGAACGGCAAATAAAAGGAGCTCTCGAGCTGGCGGCCCGTAGCGAGCTCTTGAGCTTCCTCCACCAGTAAGTGGCCTGGAGTTCACGCCGAGGCACGGGGTGGGTGTGAGGACATGACTTCTTCTCTGAGCCGGCAGCGTCACCTTCCCCTTCAtccaccaaaaccaccccaggaccAAAAACCATCCCGGGACCACACCGCTGCTCCGAATCTCTGCCCCTCTCCATCCTTACGTTCCACTTTGGCTGCTTTTCTGCCTCAGAAATGGtgcatgtggattttttttttttttttttttttgcttgaactTTGGTTTGCAgttaatttacactttttttctttgctttgttgcCATATTTCtgatcgctttttttttttttctttctgcctccttttcttttttttttcgcctTGCCATCTACAGCCAGGCTATGTAAGAGACTTGGTAAGTGACAGCAACAATAACATTAAGCTACATTTAAGATAAAACTTAAAATAGTCTAGAACCCCCTTTGGTTTGGAGAGCAGCAATCAAAAGACTAACaaaatccacacacacacacccgccccgCCCCGACCCCGGAGAAATTTGGGCCCTGTTTGGTTTTTATAATAGTCCCCAGTGATTTTTATGCTGTGAAACGGGAAATTCTACACCAGAAATTCGTCCCGCCATTTGCTCACGTCCTGCGCCTTAAACCGAATGGGCCCAAGCGGCTCTTTGCCTCCAGACGGCTCAGATCTGTATTTGCTTTTATACGTCTGGAGACACGAAGCCAGAGCAGCTCCACATTTATCAGCGGCGGTGGCAGGCGGGGAGCGCCGGGAGCTGAAATCCATCCTCTCGGGTAGAAACCGCCACTCCTCGGCGTCGTTCGTAACCGCGCTGGCTCCCCAAACGCCTCCCGAGTCGCTCCCCCTTGGCGTGAGGGTCGCGGTGCTGCCCACTGACGAGCCCCCTCCGCCTCGGCCTCACGCCCCCGCTGTGTCTCGCCGCCCGCAGATCACGGCCCGCATCCTGGAAGCCCACCAGAACGTGGCTCAGATGAGCCTCATCGAGGCGAAGATGCGGTTTATTCAAGCCTGGCAGTCGCTGCCCGAGTT
Encoded here:
- the FERMT2 gene encoding fermitin family homolog 2 isoform X1 codes for the protein MRMEGTSLGAGSVQAMGYDTKEAGAMALDGIRMPDGCYADGTWELSVHVTDLGRDVTLRVTGEIHIGGVMLRLVEKLDVKKDWSDHALWWEKKKTWLLKTHWTLDKYGIQADAKLQFTPQHKLLRLQLPNMKYVKVKVNFSDRVFKAVSDICKTFNIRHPEELSLLRKPRDPSKKKKKKLDDQCEDDAFELEGPLITPGSGTDILYIGPVKGNIYSSPGLYSKTMTPTYDAHDGSPLSPTSAWFGDSALSEGNPGILAVSQPVTSPESLAKMYKPQALLDKAKINQGWLDSSRSLMEQEVKENEALLLRFKYYSFFDLNPKYDAIRINQLYEQSKWAILLEEIECTEEEMMMFAALQYHINKLSIMSSENHLNNSDKEVDEVDAALSDLEITLEGGKTSTILGDITSIPELADYIKVFKPKKLTLKGYKPYWCTFKDTSISCYKSKEESNGTPAHQMNLRGCEVTPDVNISGQKFNIKLLIPVAEGMNEIWLRCDNETQYASWMAACRLASKGKTMADSSYGMEVQNILSFLKMQHLNPDPQLIPEQINTDINPECLVSPRYLKKYKNKQPGYVRDLITARILEAHQNVAQMSLIEAKMRFIQAWQSLPEFGITHFIARFQGGKKEELIGIAYNRLIRMDASTGDAVKTWRFSNMKQWNVNWEIKMVTVEFADDVRVSFICTEVDCKVVHEFIGGYIFLSTRAKDQNESLDEEMFYKLTSGWV
- the FERMT2 gene encoding fermitin family homolog 2 isoform X2, which codes for MALDGIRMPDGCYADGTWELSVHVTDLGRDVTLRVTGEIHIGGVMLRLVEKLDVKKDWSDHALWWEKKKTWLLKTHWTLDKYGIQADAKLQFTPQHKLLRLQLPNMKYVKVKVNFSDRVFKAVSDICKTFNIRHPEELSLLRKPRDPSKKKKKKLDDQCEDDAFELEGPLITPGSGTDILYIGPVKGNIYSSPGLYSKTMTPTYDAHDGSPLSPTSAWFGDSALSEGNPGILAVSQPVTSPESLAKMYKPQALLDKAKINQGWLDSSRSLMEQEVKENEALLLRFKYYSFFDLNPKYDAIRINQLYEQSKWAILLEEIECTEEEMMMFAALQYHINKLSIMSSENHLNNSDKEVDEVDAALSDLEITLEGGKTSTILGDITSIPELADYIKVFKPKKLTLKGYKPYWCTFKDTSISCYKSKEESNGTPAHQMNLRGCEVTPDVNISGQKFNIKLLIPVAEGMNEIWLRCDNETQYASWMAACRLASKGKTMADSSYGMEVQNILSFLKMQHLNPDPQLIPEQINTDINPECLVSPRYLKKYKNKQPGYVRDLITARILEAHQNVAQMSLIEAKMRFIQAWQSLPEFGITHFIARFQGGKKEELIGIAYNRLIRMDASTGDAVKTWRFSNMKQWNVNWEIKMVTVEFADDVRVSFICTEVDCKVVHEFIGGYIFLSTRAKDQNESLDEEMFYKLTSGWV
- the FERMT2 gene encoding fermitin family homolog 2 isoform X3: MALDGIRMPDGCYADGTWELSVHVTDLGRDVTLRVTGEIHIGGVMLRLVEKLDVKKDWSDHALWWEKKKTWLLKTHWTLDKYGIQADAKLQFTPQHKLLRLQLPNMKYVKVKVNFSDRVFKAVSDICKTFNIRHPEELSLLRKPRDPSKKKKKKLDDQCEDDAFELEGPLITPGSGTDILYIGPVKGNIYSSPGLYSKTMTPTYDAHDGSPLSPTSAWFGDSALSEGNPGILAVSQPVTSPESLAKMYKPQALLDKAKINQGWLDSSRSLMEQEVKENEALLLRFKYYSFFDLNPKYDAIRINQLYEQSKWAILLEEIECTEEEMMMFAALQYHINKLSIMSSENHLNNSDKEVDEVDAALSDLEITLEGGKTSTILGDITSIPELADYIKVFKPKKLTLKGYKPYWCTFKDTSISCYKSKEESNGTPAHQMNLRGCEVTPDVNISGQKFNIKLLIPVAEGMNEIWLRCDNETQYASWMAACRLASKGKTMADSSYGMEVQNILSFLKMQHLNPDPQLIPEQINTDINPECLVSPRYLKKYKNKQITARILEAHQNVAQMSLIEAKMRFIQAWQSLPEFGITHFIARFQGGKKEELIGIAYNRLIRMDASTGDAVKTWRFSNMKQWNVNWEIKMVTVEFADDVRVSFICTEVDCKVVHEFIGGYIFLSTRAKDQNESLDEEMFYKLTSGWV
- the FERMT2 gene encoding fermitin family homolog 2 isoform X4; this translates as MALDGIRMPDGCYADGTWELSVHVTDLGRDVTLRVTGEIHIGGVMLRLVEKLDVKKDWSDHALWWEKKKTWLLKTHWTLDKYGIQADAKLQFTPQHKLLRLQLPNMKYVKVKVNFSDRVFKAVSDICKTFNIRHPEELSLLRKPRDPSKKKKKKLDDQCEDDAFELEGPLITPGSGNIYSSPGLYSKTMTPTYDAHDGSPLSPTSAWFGDSALSEGNPGILAVSQPVTSPESLAKMYKPQALLDKAKINQGWLDSSRSLMEQEVKENEALLLRFKYYSFFDLNPKYDAIRINQLYEQSKWAILLEEIECTEEEMMMFAALQYHINKLSIMSSENHLNNSDKEVDEVDAALSDLEITLEGGKTSTILGDITSIPELADYIKVFKPKKLTLKGYKPYWCTFKDTSISCYKSKEESNGTPAHQMNLRGCEVTPDVNISGQKFNIKLLIPVAEGMNEIWLRCDNETQYASWMAACRLASKGKTMADSSYGMEVQNILSFLKMQHLNPDPQLIPEQINTDINPECLVSPRYLKKYKNKQPGYVRDLITARILEAHQNVAQMSLIEAKMRFIQAWQSLPEFGITHFIARFQGGKKEELIGIAYNRLIRMDASTGDAVKTWRFSNMKQWNVNWEIKMVTVEFADDVRVSFICTEVDCKVVHEFIGGYIFLSTRAKDQNESLDEEMFYKLTSGWV